The Pseudopipra pipra isolate bDixPip1 chromosome 6, bDixPip1.hap1, whole genome shotgun sequence genome includes a region encoding these proteins:
- the LOC135415382 gene encoding maestro heat-like repeat-containing protein family member 6 — translation MAGRRFSLGRCLGRKKKDGPGTGPAQQPEEAERSQPLQEDPGWTQTQEQDRARGRFRRAAQAFLKFVGIRRRKTRITPTEVMAQPDPMPSELTAEADGATTQGMAGTDITPVQRLPNAPSLDIAGERVVSVEEAVKPDRDMEQSPPRVPKLAWLKEGEEEGPGAAPSQQPEEAERSQPLQEDPGRARTQEQDRARGRFRRAAQMVCEFTRCIWREETIAMGAGGMANSDLSSAETSAALLDLLVENGVSNAKKVPALVRYIHRWLTANASAERRLDKAVLALVEAHPVDVAVTLLRSAPSCDRAAVTMWRTIISSRSTAESVLQILALVLGSWPACSMCTSDGDETEVFALAATLAFWKILHLLCCTRAVRGCFPNLFVHLLFQVFFSTVQMLEEVDTLWRECRKQHSLPTNPNRFAVLTIKALLHRLRCESVLVAMERKRGWDTLLSADTHHYAVGLLAREMGSACTAWCCSIVCCLLELLSEEMCPWELPAMAFLVEALVYLEVTDCGESILPILSRHLWSECPEMRRQVLRGLVVLGQDAVMAKRMRSLTQSLVQLLWDADVELVRMTVALLGFLLSDKDIRLSSPTALQLAEALQPLFDNADSSVQLSSILLFRGVMLMVEKEGKKPLKPHVHQSLLPLFFHCHDENQRVAEASGEALLCVAGLVKRRDLEKIVKKKELWRFSECLLEKEQSRVAEYLRQALPYLESPQEPLREAAVRFTGMAGRYMQGQPEELQDIMDTLQGMKNDTSPTVSSLARQSFHVIEAVHRAPSCRRPQL, via the exons atggcagggagacgcttcagcctgGGCAGGTGTCTcgggaggaagaagaaggacgGCCCTGGGActggcccagcacagcagcctgaggagGCGGAAcggtcccagcccctgcaggagg atccagGATGGACCCAGACACAAGAGCAGGACCGcgcccgtggccgcttccgcagggcagcacag gCCTTTCTGAAATTTGTGGGCATTCGGCGTAGGAAGACCAGGATCACACCAACCGAGGTcatggcacagcctgaccccaTGCCGAGTGAGCTCACGGCCGAGGCTGATGGTGCAACCACCCAGGGCATGGCAGGCACTGACATCACACCCGTTCAGCGCCTGCCCAATGCTCCTAGTCTGGACATTGCCGGGGAGAGAGTTGTCTCTGTggaa GAAGCCGTGAAGCCAGACAGAGACATGGAGCAGAGCCCCCCCAGggtgcccaagctggcctggttgaaggagggggaggaggaaggccctggagctgccccatcACAGCAGCCTGAGGAGGCGGAGcggtcccagcccctgcaggagg atccagGCCGGGCCCGGACACAAGAGCAGgaccgtgcccgtggccgcttccgcagggcagcacag aTGGTTTGCGAATTCACCAGGTGCATTTGGAGGGAAGAGACCATTGCCATGGGCGCTGGGGGCATGGCAAACTCTGACCTCTCCAGTGCCGAAaccagtgctgccctgctggatttgcttgtgGAGAATGGTGTCTCCAATGCCAAgaaa GTGCCGGCCTTGGTCAGGTACATCCACCGGTGGCTCACGGCCAATGCGTCTGCTGAGCGCAGACTAGAcaaggctgtgctggctctggtCGAGGCACACCCCGTGGATGTGGCGGTGACTCTGCTGCGCTCTGCCCCATCCTGTGACAG AGCTGCGGTGACCATGTGGAGGACAATCATCTCCTCAAGAAGTACTGCCGAGTCGGTGCTGCAGATACTTGCCCTTGTCCTGGGAAGCTGGCCAGCCTGCAGCATGTGCACCTCAGATGGGGATGAAACGGAagtctttgccctggct GCAACCTTGGCATTCTGGAAGATCCTccatctgctctgctgcacGCGTGCAGTGAGGGGGTGTTTCCCCAACCTCTTTGTGCATCTGCTGTTCCAAGTGTTCTTCAGCACAGTGCAGATGCTGGAGGAGGTTGACACCTTGTGGAGGGAATGCCGGAAGCAACACAGCCTTCCCACCaaccccaacag gtttgcagtgctgaCCATCAAAGCCCTGCTGCACCGTCTGCGCTGTGAGAGCGTGTTGGTGGCCATGGAACGCAAGCGTGGCTGGGACACGCTGCTCAGCGCTGACACCCACCACTACGCGgtgggtctgctggccag GGAGATGGGTTCTGCCTGCACAGCCTGGTGTTGCAGCATCGTATGttgcctcctggagctgctcagtgAAGAGATGTGTCCCTGGGAGCTCCCTGCCATGGCGTTCCttgtggag GCCCTGGTCTACCTGGAGGTGACTGACTGCGGCGAAAGCATCCTGCCGATCCTTTCAAGGCACCTGTGGAGCGAGTGCCCAGAGATGCGTCGCCAGGTGCTGAGAGGCCTCGTGGTGCTCGGCCAGGATGCTGTGATG GCCAAAAGAATGCGCAGCCTGACCCAAAGCCTGGTTCAGCTCCTGTGGGACGCAGATGTAGAGCTGGTCAGGATGACCGTCGCTCTACTCGGCTTTCTGCTCTCGGACAAAGACATCCGACTCTCCAGCCCCACCGCCCTGCAGTTGGCTGAGGCGCTCCAGCCGCTCTTCGAcaac GCTGACAGCAGTGTGCAGCTGtcctccatcctcctcttccGTGGGGTGATGCTGATGgtagagaaagagggaaaaaagccccTGAAGCCACACGTCCACCAGAGCCTGCTTCCACTCTTCTTCCACTGCCATGATGAGAACCAGAGAGTGGCAGAG GCCTCTGGGGAAGCGCTGCTTTGTGTGGCCGGCTTAGTGAAGAGGAGGGATCTCGAGAAGATCGTGAAGAAGAAGGAGCTGTGGAGGTTCAGcgagtgcctg ctggaaaaggagcaGAGCCGAGTGGCCGAGTACCTGCGCCAGGCCCTTCCATACCTGGAGAGCCCACAGGAGCCCCTGCGCGAGGCGGCCGTCAGGTTCACAG GGATGGCCGGGAGGTATATGCAGGGACAGCCTGAAGAGCTGCAGGACATCATGGACA CCCTTCAGGGTATGAAGAACGACACCAGCCCCACTGTCTCGAGCCTGGCACGTCAGAGCTTCCATGTCATCGAAGCTGTCCATAGAGCTCCATCCTGCAGACGGCCACAGCTGTGA